One Bufo gargarizans isolate SCDJY-AF-19 chromosome 3, ASM1485885v1, whole genome shotgun sequence DNA segment encodes these proteins:
- the SP7 gene encoding transcription factor Sp7, protein MASPMLEEEARYVSSPLAMLTAACNKFGGSSPMRDTAPSLKGGGKKTYSPSNDFSATKLMGDGYSSTYLGGSNIMTPCGTPPAPSSYASDYGSFSHSFSTSSGCQEPKSLSTADCVPGVYTSLDVGHPYSSWYKSGIHHPPISGSPPGTGGSWWDMHPNSNWLGNQSQSEGLTASVPPGTSPTGMSNQYSSDYTTLTSATYPPVGFPSISPSSSPSPSAHLLSPSQHSLGPDMYKPKLLTANPLLEAPGSLKPQRSSYGNSGRPSCDCPNCQELERLGASAASLKRKPVHSCHIPGCGKVYGKASHLKAHLRWHTGERPFVCNWLFCGKRFTRSDELERHVRTHTREKKFTCPLCAKRFTRSDHLSKHQRSHVDQNGTKEGPIQGDGGGAAVEVPGEEGSGQAEASPVGGSQDRASSSPGQGGLLEI, encoded by the coding sequence GAAGAAGCTCGTTATGTTTCTAGCCCTTTAGCCATGCTGACTGCTGCCTGCAACAAGTTTGGAGGCTCAAGCCCTATGAGGGATACTGCACCATCATTAAAAGGTGGCGGAAAAAAGACCTACAGTCCAAGTAATGACTTCAGCGCCACAAAACTGATGGGAGATGGATATTCCTCTACATATTTGGGAGGAAGTAATATAATGACACCATGTGGGACACCACCAGCGCCTTCAAGTTATGCAAGCGATTACGGATCCTTTTCCCATTCTTTTTCCACTTCCTCAGGATGTCAGGAACCCAAAAGTCTATCAACAGCAGATTGTGTTCCAGGGGTGTACACCTCTCTAGATGTAGGACATCCCTATAGTTCTTGGTATAAAAGTGGAATCCATCACCCACCAATTTCCGGTTCACCCCCTGGCACAGGAGGATCATGGTGGGATATGCATCCAAATAGTAACTGGCTGGGCAACCAGTCACAATCAGAAGGGCTGACTGCGTCTGTGCCACCTGGGACAAGTCCTACGGGCATGAGCAACCAGTATAGCTCTGATTACACCACTCTGACATCTGCAACCTATCCTCCTGTGGGATTTCCATCTATATCACCTTCATCCAGTCCTTCTCCATCTGCACATCTGCTCTCGCCATCCCAACACTCCTTGGGTCCTGACATGTATAAGCCAAAACTTCTGACAGCCAACCCATTGCTTGAGGCACCAGGGTCATTAAAGCCCCAAAGATCATCTTATGGAAATTCTGGACGTCCATCATGTGACTGCCCGAACTGCCAGGAGCTCGAAAGGTTAGGAGCTTCTGCAGCAAGCCTGAAGAGGAAGCCTGTGCACAGCTGCCATATTCCAGGCTGCGGTAAAGTATATGGTAAAGCATCACACCTCAAGGCTCACCTTCGATGGCATACAGGTGAAAGGCCTTTTGTCTGCAACTGGCTGTTCTGTGGTAAGCGATTCACACGCAGTGATGAGCTTGAGCGCCATGTACGCACCCACACACGTGAGAAGAAATTCACATGTCCTCTCTGTGCCAAAAGATTCACACGCAGTGATCACCTGAGTAAGCACCAGCGCAGTCATGTGGACCAAAACGGCACAAAAGAAGGTCCCATTCAAGGAGATGGTGGAGGAGCAGCTGTGGAGGTCCCTGGAGAGGAAGGATCTGGACAAGCTGAGGCGTCCCCTGTTGGTGGTAGTCAGGATCGGGCATCTAGTAGTCCAGGCCAGGGTGGGTTACTAGAAATATGA